In Microbacterium galbinum, a single window of DNA contains:
- a CDS encoding S8 family serine peptidase has protein sequence MTVRRTLRTTAAAALVAVSVLLLGATATPTPTPGPGTGPVPDDPSDPVRAQEYWLDGARIREAWQTTRGEGVTIAVIDTGIGKVPEAFGDAVIGGTDVSGTGSPDGRTALGAVDGNHGSWVASLAAARGAADGTGMIGVAPEANLLSISVGFGAAAAVPFSEQVAEAMRWAVDHGADVINLSFTTNTLDWDESWDDAFLYAFDHDVVVVVAAGNRGSGTSIIGAPATIPGVLTVGGVDQTGTASVEASTQGITIGISAPSEGLLGISADGKLASWNGTSGAAPIVAGIAALIRSAHPDIQAIDVINRIIKTAIPVPGVTEVPDPLYGYGLVDAAAAISADLPSVDKNPMGDLAEWVRLYRRAAAADPEPEPEATPVEVPPLPAADAPTEPGSPLLPSADSLRYGTLPLVALTVPGILVGLGVTAAARRIRSARVRRTPHS, from the coding sequence GTGACGGTCCGGCGGACGCTGCGCACCACCGCCGCGGCGGCGCTGGTGGCGGTGTCCGTCTTGCTCCTGGGCGCGACGGCGACCCCCACTCCGACTCCGGGGCCGGGCACCGGTCCCGTGCCCGACGATCCCTCCGATCCGGTGCGGGCGCAGGAGTACTGGCTCGACGGCGCACGGATTCGCGAAGCCTGGCAGACGACGCGTGGAGAAGGCGTCACGATCGCGGTGATCGACACCGGCATCGGCAAGGTGCCCGAGGCCTTCGGCGACGCGGTCATCGGCGGCACCGACGTGTCGGGAACCGGATCGCCCGACGGCCGCACCGCGTTGGGCGCGGTCGACGGCAACCACGGCTCCTGGGTCGCGTCGCTCGCGGCCGCCCGAGGTGCCGCCGACGGCACGGGCATGATCGGGGTCGCCCCCGAAGCGAATCTCCTGTCGATATCGGTCGGCTTCGGGGCCGCGGCCGCCGTGCCCTTCAGCGAGCAGGTCGCCGAGGCGATGCGCTGGGCGGTCGATCACGGCGCCGACGTGATCAACCTCTCCTTCACCACGAACACGCTCGACTGGGACGAGAGCTGGGACGACGCGTTCCTCTACGCCTTCGACCACGATGTCGTGGTGGTGGTCGCCGCCGGCAACCGGGGGAGCGGCACGAGCATCATCGGCGCTCCCGCGACCATCCCGGGCGTGCTCACGGTCGGCGGCGTCGACCAGACCGGCACGGCCAGCGTCGAGGCGTCGACGCAGGGCATCACGATCGGCATCTCGGCGCCGAGCGAGGGGCTGCTGGGCATCTCGGCCGACGGCAAGCTCGCCTCCTGGAACGGCACCAGCGGCGCGGCACCGATCGTGGCGGGCATCGCCGCGCTGATCCGGTCGGCCCACCCCGACATCCAGGCCATCGACGTGATCAACCGCATCATCAAGACCGCGATCCCGGTGCCCGGTGTCACCGAGGTCCCCGATCCGCTCTACGGATACGGACTCGTGGATGCCGCGGCGGCGATCTCGGCCGATCTCCCCTCGGTCGACAAGAACCCGATGGGAGATCTCGCCGAGTGGGTGCGGCTCTATCGCCGGGCCGCGGCGGCCGACCCCGAGCCGGAACCCGAGGCGACGCCGGTGGAGGTTCCCCCGCTCCCCGCCGCCGACGCACCGACCGAACCGGGTTCCCCGCTCCTTCCCAGCGCGGATTCACTGCGCTACGGTACCCTGCCGCTCGTCGCACTCACAGTCCCTGGTATCCTGGTGGGGCTTGGCGTCACCGCAGCTGCCCGGCGCATCCGATCGGCGCGCGTTCGACGTACGCCACATTCCTGA
- a CDS encoding NAD(P)/FAD-dependent oxidoreductase: MPKILIVGGGYAGFYSAWKLEKHLRKGEADVTMVDPLPYMTYQPFLPEVAAGSIEARHSVVAHRRHLKRTNVITAKVTNINHAEKVATITPPSGEPYEFAYDQIVVTAGAVSRTFPIPGIADNAIGLKTIEEAVAIRDRVMSNFDKAASLPAGPERDRLLTVVVVGGGFAGIEVFAELRSLASSLVGKYPQLSFEDTHFHLIEAMGRIMPEVSLPTSEWVLKDLAKRGANVHLDTQLTSAVDGNVELSTGEVIPTDVIVWTAGVMANPTVVRGGDLPVEERGRIQTRADLRVGTPEAFVEGAWAAGDVSAVPDLSGGGVGGFCVPNAQHAVRQAKLLAKNLVAVLRGEDPKEYFHKNLGAVAGLGLYNGVFQSGKIALKGFVAWVAHRGYHGLAMPTWERKWRVLWGWWNNLWLGRDIVNLQTVQNPRYVFEEFAARPRPAAPAAAPAAETAPAKTDAAAEKGEKAPADKAPADKAPAKKAPAKKPAAKKPAAEKAAEPAAAK; the protein is encoded by the coding sequence GTGCCCAAGATTCTGATCGTCGGTGGAGGCTACGCAGGCTTCTACAGCGCATGGAAGCTCGAGAAGCACCTGCGCAAGGGCGAAGCCGACGTCACCATGGTCGACCCGCTGCCGTACATGACGTACCAGCCGTTCCTGCCCGAGGTCGCTGCAGGTTCGATCGAGGCGCGTCACTCGGTCGTCGCGCACCGTCGCCACCTCAAGCGCACGAACGTGATCACCGCCAAGGTGACGAACATCAACCACGCCGAGAAGGTCGCCACGATCACGCCGCCGTCGGGTGAGCCGTACGAGTTCGCCTACGACCAGATCGTCGTCACCGCCGGGGCCGTGTCGCGCACGTTCCCGATCCCGGGCATCGCCGACAACGCGATCGGCCTCAAGACGATCGAAGAGGCCGTCGCGATCCGCGACCGCGTCATGTCGAACTTCGACAAGGCCGCGTCGCTGCCCGCCGGCCCCGAGCGCGACCGCCTGCTGACCGTCGTCGTCGTCGGTGGCGGGTTCGCCGGCATCGAGGTGTTCGCCGAGCTGCGCTCGCTCGCCTCGTCCCTCGTCGGCAAGTACCCGCAGCTGAGCTTCGAGGACACCCACTTCCACCTCATCGAGGCGATGGGCCGCATCATGCCCGAGGTCTCGCTGCCGACCAGCGAGTGGGTGCTCAAGGACCTCGCCAAGCGCGGCGCCAACGTGCACCTCGACACGCAGCTCACGAGCGCGGTCGACGGCAACGTCGAGCTGTCGACCGGTGAGGTCATTCCGACCGACGTGATCGTCTGGACCGCCGGTGTCATGGCGAACCCGACCGTCGTGCGCGGCGGCGACCTGCCCGTCGAGGAGCGCGGCCGCATCCAGACCCGCGCTGACCTGCGCGTCGGAACCCCGGAGGCCTTCGTCGAGGGCGCCTGGGCCGCCGGTGACGTCTCGGCCGTCCCCGACCTCTCGGGCGGTGGCGTCGGCGGCTTCTGCGTGCCGAACGCGCAGCACGCCGTGCGTCAGGCCAAGCTGCTCGCGAAGAACCTCGTGGCCGTCCTCCGTGGTGAGGACCCCAAGGAGTACTTCCACAAGAACCTGGGTGCCGTCGCCGGTCTCGGCCTCTACAACGGTGTGTTCCAGTCCGGGAAGATCGCGCTCAAGGGCTTCGTCGCCTGGGTCGCGCACCGTGGCTACCACGGGCTCGCGATGCCGACGTGGGAGCGCAAGTGGCGCGTGCTGTGGGGCTGGTGGAACAACCTGTGGCTCGGCCGCGACATCGTGAACCTGCAGACCGTGCAGAACCCGCGCTATGTCTTCGAAGAGTTCGCCGCTCGTCCGCGTCCGGCCGCTCCGGCCGCAGCGCCCGCCGCCGAGACGGCTCCGGCCAAGACGGATGCCGCAGCCGAGAAGGGCGAGAAGGCTCCGGCTGACAAGGCTCCGGCCGACAAGGCTCCGGCGAAGAAGGCTCCGGCCAAGAAGCCCGCCGCGAAGAAGCCGGCTGCCGAGAAGGCCGCCGAGCCCGCCGCAGCGAAGTAA